In Puntigrus tetrazona isolate hp1 chromosome 24, ASM1883169v1, whole genome shotgun sequence, a genomic segment contains:
- the LOC122329874 gene encoding rho GTPase-activating protein 21 isoform X4 produces MATHWAAPKHQDEKNNPAGSPVFEAKQKDGCERSEASALSPAAEEEPFSWPGPKTLHLRRTSHGFGFTLRHFIVYPPESAVQSSLKDEDNSCRGRQRNRLEPMDTIFVKQVKEGGPAHGAGLCTGDRIVKVNGESIIGKTYSQVIALIQNSDTSLELCVMPKDEDILQLFSRDITALAYSQDAYLKGNEAYSGNAQNIPEPPPICYPRIEPNALAMAQVSEPSRSAETSCGIRQGVNRCFNPDIGCRVDIPVSPHSASLTPLIPNTQTVVRVFNENVRTMVAPPESTDRISHVAWAGPSHRKEDNQYGDSADPGFNRSSDHVTLSPTGEAQSQHKPNRTAESTGFTDTTPRTPQTCIDTKPVSSHRHNLTTTTETFPSASSPTPYTPSPPPATPSPCSPHQNIDWRNYTTYKEYIDNKRIYMYGSRTIQERLDSLRASSPSSTGEYSKQKSASTTATPSRGFSGAQLRRRSASHDRSYHVSSVLPLRSASQERLGGADRASLTGNWPRSASQDALPSVPIGIPKPRAYSCGYLSRQNENSTSTSDRQACCRTETDEWLLLHRGDEARASRQSSSLRMAPHRTQGAFNTDKRGGSYPGLPITPHFSRGTESLLTSRAESLGNTSAPSINRPSLLPAKNYVSDPSTAAASYIASALASIQGQMSGSSSTGPVKDQRTPLTANHMPHNAKQLQPRGRADSLQDPIREVARGGRSSSCSAASKPHRTKQGGSKPRFTSNGTVLQQPRYTEPQPQVNEKTVEGIEGPDATVVVVRREKAGSQPIRHPSYILAVNETERGPEQPAESNTCWLPNDTRREMHMRKLGDQCKTSFSSNLDDSLDSIPFIDEPSSSSNDHDTTHIPASAVISSTPIITTIPPSPTSPSPVIRRQLSHDQDSLRLTILESDSGAKTERSRSFDEGLDNYREERGRSIKHTHGFKGLRKAVDRCSEDSGSRRDSTSDVFTDATKEGPLHFRQLNSDKGKRVGSSMRSWKQIYAVLRGHCLYLYKDKRDGQTNANSQMEEEPLPISIKACLIDISYSDTKRKNVLRLTTSDYEYLFQAEDREEMLSWIRVIQENSNLDEENATLTSTDLINRKIKEYNTLMSPPSSKTEPSPRASRQSLSIRQTLLGSKGENKATSPHSPNKDHDRKAMHKDETSPPKDKGTWRKGIPGLMRKPFEKKSSHGITFGVRLDDCPPAQTNRFVPLIVEVCCKLVEERGLEYTGIYRVPGNNAAISIMQEELNNKGMGDIDIQDDKWKDLNVISSLLKSFFRKLPEPLFTNERYADFIDANRIEDPVERLKVLKRLLHELPDHHYETLKFLSAHLKTVAENSEKNKMEPRNLAIVFGPTLVRTSEDNMTHMVTHMPDQYKIVETLIQHYDWFFTEEGDNEPTTTVQEESAVESQPVPNIDHLLTNIGRTGTSPGEVSDSPTSDSAKSKGSWGSGKDHCSREFLQPRVSSIFAVANRKRKKHKEKLQASSSDDDLDTLFTKKENLTQKQNCQNLEELAGRSIPSVRLVGEKKNGISAESTPKNKKEYRNSFFMKDKPSSALSPSPKLSCSPGFSCRTTRSTLSDPSSQLDETTSDLGTMSSGASVPRTRPRKWGTTSPAPEQLPAPGGASLTAEVSSITSDYSTTSSTTFLTGMESITLSPEVQSVAESREGDEADDERSELISEGRPMETDSESDFPMFSPGIAVLDIPSTEDGSNSTPKLACRLLPSHKLIECDSLTRRRSLRQKTDSDSSVEAGAGVGNQGVSKNESNRLSRVLEVMKRGRSTCSLSASLRTESERVEPAWHLKITERLKSRLRASADDMFGVGTQKTRSTETRGKKKGIRRRHTMGGQRDFAELDVIHDWREQGGVDQGAELSSVERLKPNCDSQNVSIRDWIARECQRTEGSQASLELKGQDGKETEIEEAQAGSAERLTPPASSSCPQSSSEQVNGGASKGKSRNSLNSGADAHPQKLSGAQVVRSRFYQYL; encoded by the exons gatGAAGACAATAGCTGCAGAG GGAGACAACGGAACAGACTGGAGCCGATGGACACCATCTTTGTCAAGCAGGTGAAAGAGGGCGGCCCCGCGCACGGAGCTGGACTCTGCACAG GGGATCGTATAGTTAAAGTCAATGGAGAAAGCATCATTGGGAAAACGTATTCTCAAGTAATTGCCCTTATTCAGAACAG TGACACATCTCTTGAGCTCTGCGTGATGCCAAAAGATGAAGACATTTTACAGCTG TTCTCCAGGGATATCACAGCTCTG gCCTACTCTCAAGATGCATACCTCAAAGGAAACGAGGCATATAGTGGAAATGCCCAGAACATCCCTGAGCCACCACCAATATGTTACCCACGGATAGAGCCCAATGCCTTGGCAATGGCACAGGTGTCAGAGCCTTCACGCTCTGCTGAGACTTCATGTGGAATCAGACAAGGTGTAAATCGATGCTTTAATCCGGACATAGGTTGCCGCGTTGATATCCCTGTATCTCCCCATTCCGCATCCTTAACTCCGCTGATCCCCAACACCCAAACTGTTGTGCGTGTATTTAATGAGAATGTTAGGACAATGGTAGCACCACCCGAATCCACAGACAGAATTTCACATGTGGCCTGGGCTGGTCCCAGTCACAGGAAGGAGGACAACCAGTATGGGGACTCAGCAGACCCAGGCTTTAATAGGTCCAGTGACCATGTCACTTTATCTCCAACTGGGGAAGCACAATCACAACACAAACCCAACAGAACTGCAGAGTCCACTGGTTTTACTGACACTACCCCTAGAACTCCACAAACTTGCATAGACACAAAGCCTGTGTCTTCTCACAGACATAACCtaaccacaacaacagaaacctTCCCATCAGCCTCCTCTCCAACCCCTTACACACCTTCCCCTCCACCTGCCACCCCCTCCCCTTGTTCTCCCCACCAGAACATTGACTGGAGGAACTACACCACCTACAAGGAATACATTGACAACAAACGGATTTACATGTACGGCTCCCGGACTATTCAAGAGCGCCTGGACAGTTTGCGAGCCTCATCCCCATCCAGTACAGGTGAATACAGCAAGCAGAAGAGTGCATCAACAACAGCTACGCCCTCACGGGGGTTTTCTGGAGCACAGCTGAGACGAAGGAGCGCCTCACATGATCGGAGTTATCATGTATCCAGTGTGCTGCCACTGCGTAGCGCCTCTCAGGAAAGGCTTGGTGGTGCTGATCGGGCTTCTCTAACAGGGAACTGGCCTCGTAGTGCTTCCCAGGATGCCCTTCCATCAGTCCCTATAGGTATCCCAAAACCTAGAGCATATTCTTGCGGCTACCTAAGCAGACAGAATGAGAATTCAACATCCACGTCGGACAGGCAAGCATGCTGCAGAACTGAAACAGATGAATGGCTGCTCTTGCACAGAGGGGACGAGGCAAGAGCAAGCAGGCAGTCTTCTTCCTTACGCATGGCGCCTCACAGGACACAGGGTGCATTTAACACAGACAAACGAGGGGGTAGTTACCCAGGTTTGCCCATCACCCCTCACTTTAGTAGAGGTACAGAGTCTTTGCTTACTTCCAGAGCTGAAAGCCTGGGTAATACCTCGGCTCCTTCTATAAATAGACCCTCACTGTTACCTGCGAAAAATTATGTCTCAGACCCTTCCACTGCTGCTGCTTCTTACATAGCTTCTGCCCTGGCCTCAATACAAGGCCAAATGAGTGGTAGCTCCAGCACAGGCCCTGTCAAAGACCAAAGAACACCTCTCACTGCCAACCACATGCCCCACAATGCAAAGCAGTTACAGCCCAGGGGGCGGGCTGACAGCCTTCAGGATCCCATCAGAGAAGTAGCCCGTGGAGGTCGCTCTTCTTCTTGTTCTGCCGCCTCTAAACCCCATAGAACAAAGCAGGGTGGATCCAAGCCCAGATTCACCAGTAACGGAACAGTTCTTCAGCAACCTAGGTACACAGAACCACAACCCCAAGTCAATGAGAAGACAGTGGAGGGTATCGAGGGCCCAGATGCCACTGTAGTTGTGGTTCGCAGGGAGAAGGCTGGATCTCAACCTATCCGCCATCCTTCCTACATTCTGGCAGTGaacgagacagagagagggccTGAACAACCTGCAGAATCCAACACATGCTGGCTTCCCAACGATACCCGTCGAGAAATGCACATGAGAAAGCTAGGAGACCAGTGTAAAACCTCCTTCTCAAGCAACCTTGATGACTCACTGGACTCCATTCCCTTCATTG ATGAGCCGTCAAGCTCCAGTAACGACCATGACACCACACACATTCCTGCATCTGCCGTGATTTCCAGCACACCTATTATCACCACCATCCCACCCAGTCCAACTTCTCCTTCTCCTGTAATACGCCGACAGCTGTCCCATGACCAGG ATTCTTTACGACTCACGATTTTGGAATCAGATTCTGGAGCTAAAACGGAACGTTCCAGGTCCTTCGATGAGGGGTTGGATAACtacagagaagagagagg GCGGTCGATTAAACACACCCATGGATTCAAGGGACTTAGAAAG GCTGTTGACAGATGCTCTGAGGACTCTGGCTCCAGGAGAGACTCTACTTCAGATGTCTTCACTGATGCCACAAAAGAGGGTCCACTTCATTTCCGGCAGCTCAACTCAGATAAGGGAAAG CGTGTTGGAAGTAGCATGCGGTCGTGGAAGCAGATCTACGCTGTGCTCCGTGGCCACTGCCTCTATCTGTACAAGGACAAGAGGGACGGACAAACCAATGCCAACTCCCAGATGGAAGAAGAGCCTCTGCCAATCAGCATTAAAGCCTGTCTGATTGACATCTCCTACAGTGACACAAAGAGGAAGAACGTACTTCGGCTGACAACGTCAGACTATGAATACCTGTTCCAGGCGGAAGATCGTGAGGAAATGCTGTCCTGGATTCGAGTCATTCAAGAGAACAGCAACTTGGATGAAGAG AATGCAACTTTAACTAGCACAGACCTCATCAACCGGAAAATAAAGGAGTACAACACTTTAATGAG TCCACCCAGCAGTAAGACAGAACCTTCACCCAGAGCGTCCCGTCAGTCCCTGAGCATCAGGCAGACGTTACTAGGCAGTAAAGGGGAGAATAAAGCCACAAGCCCTCACTCCCCAAACAAAGACCATGACAGGAAAGCCATGCACAAAG ATGAAACCAGTCCACCAAAAGATAAGGGCACATGGAGGAAGGGCATCCCTGGACTGATGAGAAAGCCATTTGAGAAGAAATCGTCTCACGGAATCACATTTGGAGTAAGACTAGATGACTGCCCTCCAGCTCAGACCAACAGA TTTGTTCCTCTGATAGTTGAAGTGTGCTGTAAGCTGGTGGAAGAACGAGGACTGGAATACACTGGCATTTACAGAGTGCCAGGAAATAACGCCGCAATCTCCATCATGCAGGAAGAGCTCAATAACAAGGGCATGGGCGATATCGATATTCAGGATGAT AAATGGAAGGACTTGAATGTGATCAGCAGTTTACTCAAATCCTTCTTCAGAAAACTTCCTGAACCTCTCTTCACTAACG AGAGATATGCAGACTTTATCGATGCCAACAGAATAGAGGATCCTGTAGAGAGACTCAAAGTGCTCAAAAGACTG CTTCACGAGTTGCCTGATCACCATTACGAAACACTGAAGTTCCTCTCGGCACATCTCAAAACTGTGGCTGAAAACTCGGAAAAGAACAAG ATGGAGCCAAGAAATCTGGCTATTGTGTTTGGTCCAACGCTGGTGAGAACATCTGAAGACAACATGACTCACATGGTGACACACATGCCAGACCAGTACAAGATCGTAGAAACGCTCATTCAGCAT TATGACTGGTTCTTCACTGAGGAGGGCGACAATGAACCTACG ACTACAGTCCAGGAGGAGAGTGCTGTTGAGTCCCAGCCTGTGCCTAACATTGACCACCTGCTGACCAACATCGGCCGGACAGGCACCTCTCCAGGGGAAGTGTCAG ATTCACCGACCAGTGACTCTGCTAAATCTAAG GGCTCCTGGGGATCAGGGAAGGACCACTGCAGCCGCGAGTTCCTTCAGCCACGAGTCTCCTCCATTTTTGCTGTGGCCAACCGCAAACGAAAGAAGCACAAGGAGAAGCTGCAAGCCAGCAGCTCTGATGACGACCTTGATACCTTGTTCACCAAGAAAGAAAACCTAACTCAAAAGCAGAACTGCCAAAACCTGGAGGAGTTGGCAGGCAGGTCCATCCCCAGCGTAAGACTTGTTGGAGAGAAGAAGAATGGCATAAGTGCAGAGTCAACCCCGAAGAACAAAAAAGAGTATAGAAACTCTTTCTTTATGAAAGACAAACCCTCTTCGGCTCTCTCCCCCTCACCCAAGCTCTCATGTTCACCTGGTTTCAGCTGTCGCACCACCAGATCCACCCTCTCCGATCCTTCTTCGCAGTTAGATGAGACCACCTCAGACTTGGGCACCATGAGTTCTGGAGCCTCCGTACCCAGGACCAGACCTCGGAAATGGGGCACAACATCTCCAGCCCCTGAACAATTACCTGCTCCTGGGGGGGCTTCGCTAACTGCCGAGGTGAGCTCTATTACTTCAGACTACTCGACCACTTCCTCTACCACCTTTCTGACAGGAATGGAATCCATCACATTAAGTCCAGAGGTGCAGTCTGTGGCAGAAAGCCGGGAAGGAGACGAGGCAGATGACGAGCGCAGTGAGCTTATCAGTGAGGGACGGCCGATGGAAACCGACAGCGAGAGCGACTTCCCAATGTTTAGCCCCGGCATCGCTGTACTAGACATACCATCCACAGAAGATGGCAGCAACAGCACACCCAAGCTTGCTTGCCGCTTGCTGCCCTCCCATAAGCTCATAGAATGCGACTCTCTGACCAGGAGACGATCCCTTCGACAAAAGACAGACAGCGATTCATCTGTGGAGGCAGGGGCTGGTGTTGGCAATCAAGGGGTAagcaaaaatgaatcaaatagaCTGTCTCGAGTTCTGGAGGTGATGAAGAGAGGACGTTCCACCTGCAGCCTTAGTGCCTCGTTGCGTACTGAATCAGAACGTGTTGAGCCAGCATGGCATCTTAAAATCACAGAGAGACTCAAGTCCCGTCTACGTGCATCTGCCGATGACATGTTCGGTGTTGGTACGCAAAAGACCCGTTCTACAGAGACACGTGGAAAGAAAAAGGGCATCCGTCGACGGCATACTATGGGTGGTCAACGGGATTTTGCTGAACTAGATGTCATTCATGATTGGAGGGAACAGGGCGGGGTGGACCAAGGTGCCGAACTGTCTTCTGTGGAGCGCCTCAAACCTAACTGCGACTCTCAGAACGTGTCTATCCGGGACTGGATTGCTCGCGAGTGTCAACGAACTGAGGGCTCTCAGGCCAGTCTAGAGTTGAAAGGTCAAGATGGGAAAGAGACAGAAATTGAAGAGGCCCAAGCAGGCAGCGCTGAGCGACTGACTCCCCCCGCTTCTTCATCATGTCCCCAGTCCAGCTCTGAGCAAGTAAACGGAGGCGCATCAAAGGGCAAATCCAGAAACAGTTTGAATTCTGGAGCTGATGCTCATCCTCAGAAATTGTCAGGAGCCCAAGTGGTGCGCTCACGATTCTACCAATacctttaa